The following coding sequences are from one Chiloscyllium plagiosum isolate BGI_BamShark_2017 unplaced genomic scaffold, ASM401019v2 scaf_94562, whole genome shotgun sequence window:
- the ubl4a gene encoding ubiquitin-like protein 4A — protein MMNIPVAQQRLLYKGKALLDDHRLSDYSIRPNTKLNLVVKPSDRSSPDGTAQTARPQPWQLVWEILAKHFTPADAEKVLEQLQKVSE, from the exons ATGATGAATATTCCAGTGGCTCAGCAACGATTACTCTACAAGGGCAAGGCACTGTTAG ATGATCACAGGCTGAGCGACTACAGTATCCGACCGAACACCAAACTGAACCTGGTGGTGAAACCCAGCGATAGGAGCTCGCCAGACGGCACAGCCCAAACAGCTAGGCCGCAGCCTTGGCAACTGGTGTGGGAAATCCTAGCCAAGCACTTCACCCCAGCGGACGCAGAGAAGGTTCTGGAACAGCTGCAGAAGGTGAGCGAATAA